Below is a window of Halomicrobium mukohataei DSM 12286 DNA.
GTAGCCGTCCTTGACGTGGGCCGTGTACAGCGCACAGAACACCGCGACAGCGTGCAGCGCAGCCAGTCGAACCGAGAACGACGACCCGTACAGCCCCCCGAACAGCGACGCTGCGACCGGCGGGAGCATGAATACGGGGTGGATCTGAGAGGCGAGTGCGCGAACCGCCGGAACCGGCCCCTGTCCCTCGGTGGCGAGTGGCATACGCGACACGTCGAACCGAACTGACAAAAAGTCGGGCCCCGTCGGTCGAACAGAGCGTCGGTGTCCGTGCTACGCCCAGTTACCGCGATCGAGGACGAACCCGGAGACGTGAGATGCCAGTTCTCGGGCCGCCCGCTCGCTGTGAGCGTGCAGTTCGCCCGAGACGTGGCCGGCCTCGCCGCCCACCCCCTCCGCCTCGGAGATCGGGTCGGTCCCCGTCGGGTAGCCCCGGCGCGAGCGGACCCGATCACGGAGCGACTGGACGACGCCGCTGGTGAGGCGAGCGTCGAGGTGCTGGAGGTCGTACTTGACGATGTACCCGCGGTCGGCGTTCCGGACGGCGAGTACCGGCTCGCCTCGGTCGCGACAGCGGTCCCAGATCGCGCGCTGCTCGTCGCGGCTCTCGTAGACCGGAACGTTCGACGATGCCAGGTGATCCATACGGCTACCGTACGGGTCGCGAGGATAATGTGGCTATCGGCTACTGCACCGTCACGTAGCTCAGGACGGCGATCGCGACGAACTGCAGGCTCCGGAGCACCAGGACAGCCTGCTGAACGTGTGGATCACCGGCGTAGAGACTCGACATCGAGAAGAAGAAGTAGACCGCGACGGCGTTCTCCGCGAGCATCGCGACGGCGAAGACGACCAGTCCGCCCACGAGATTCGTCCGGAACGTCGAGTAGTTGCGGATCCAGATCCCGATCAGGGGCAACAGGATGAGCACGTTCAGCGCCGCCAACGCCGAGGCCGCCTTGATAAGTGGTCCCATCGCCATCAGTCGATCCGCTCCATGATCTCCTCGAACGTCTCTCGGTTCCGCTCGAACCGATCGGTCAGGAAGTACAGTTTCGCGTAGTCGGTGTCGCCCGGTTCGACGACGTCGTGTTCGATCAACTGGTCCATGTGGTGTCGGATCGTCTTGTAGCCCACGTCGAGTTCCTCCGCGAGTTCGTTTGCGTTCATCGGTCTGTCAGAGAGCGCGTCGATAATTCGAGCGCGATTTTCCCCACCTCGTGTCGCAGTCAGTAGATACCAGAGGGCCTTCTCCATCGCACCATCTTGAAACAACTCCAGCGGCGTCGATTATAGTCCTGTCCATCGAGTCGGCACGGTGTCAGTGACGGGGCGGGCGCACAAAACGGTTGTTCGAACGCCGTCCCGAAAGTGGGTCGAATGTGACCCACATCGCGGACCGGCCAGACATCGGCGCGACGCCGTCGGTCTATGTCCGGCTACCGACGCGTCGCCTCCTCGGGACCGACTGTCGTCGGTGTCTTATCGGGGCTGTACGAGCACGCGAAGCACGTCGCTGGTGTCGGGGTAGTCGTAGCCGTTGATCGTCTCGACCGGTGCGACCGTGCCACGCTCGACCAGACCGACGCCGGCACCTCGCTGGCGCTGGACCTGGTTCTCGCCGACGCCGGGCTCCTCGTTGATCTCGGTCCCCGCGTCCCAGAGGTCGACGCGGTCGGTCACGTCGCCCTGGACCGACTGTTCGTCCGAACTGAGTGGAATCCCCGTCGCGCCCCCCAGCGCGTAGAAGAGGTCGTTCGAAGGAACGAACATCGTCACCATCGAGAGGTACAGATCGTCGGTCGCCAGTCGCTCGGTCTCGAAGTCGTAAGAGTGGTTCGGCAGTAGCGGACCGGGTTCGTCGCTACCGGCCGGAACTGCCTGAACACCGGCGTCGTGGACCGTCTCTCGTTCGCCGAGCGACGCGACGAGAGACTTGGGCGAACCGTCTTCGGCGACGCCTTCGAGCCCGTTGCCTCGCGCCGACTCACCGGCGGTGAAGATCGGTTCGTCGGCTTCGTGGACTGCGTAGACGACCGGCGAGAGCGGGACCGGCTGCTCGGCCGCGTCCCCCTCCGCCGTCGTCTGGAGCGTCTGTCCGTCCGAGACGTTCGTGACACGAACGTTGTACCGGAGCTCCTGTGTGCTCTGTACGGTCGCCGCGACCGTCCCGGTCCCACCCAGCAGGACGGCTCCGGCACCCGCAACGAAGCCGCGCCGTGATACCCGTCGACCGTGCGATTCCTCCGTCGTCGCTGTGTTGTCGTCCGTCATCGTAGTTCAGTGCCAGCTGGCACGAGCGATCGAACGGAGGTTGGTTTAAAGAGTATTTTTCTGAAACGATCCACACTGTGGGCTAATTCCGTTCCAAATTCGACTCAGATGTCGGCCAGTCGGGAGAACGGACCGGCCCCGTCGACGAGAACCGCGGTCACGCGCCGGAGCGCGCTCCCGAGGACGAACCCACAGACCGCGATCGGCACCCCGAAGGCGATGGCGAACAGGGCAGCGATGCCGACGGCGTCGGGAAGCGAGACGACGCTCGCGCCGTACTCGTAGGTGAGGGTCGTGCCGTACCGAGCGACGCCGACGCCGAACACCGGGCCCGCGACCAGCAGCGTCGTCGGCAAGAGTCCGGAGTTGACCGCGGCGCTCGCGGTGGCGAGGACGAGCAGTGCCGCGACACCGAGGAAGACGGTCAGTGCGGGATCGGTCCCGTACCAGGTGCCACGGACCCACGCCTCCAGCGTCGCGTATCCCATCGTCGAGCGAACCCACCACGTCGTCAGAAGCGCCAGTGGCACCGACAGCAGTCCGGCGAGCAACGACACCTCCAGACGGCGGCCGAACAGTCCGTTACGCACGGGGCCGGCCAGCGCGCGCTTGACCGGACCGGAGAGGAGAGCACTCAGCCACTCGGTGACACGCGCGAGTACGGACCGAGAGAGGATCCAGGCCAGCCGGACAATGGACAGACACAGTTTCAGCGCGGTTCGGAGGCTCGCAGCCGTCCACGAGAGGGCCGCGAGAACGACCGAAAGGGCTCGCTGCGACGCCGCCGGGAGGGAGCGTTCAGGGCTCATCAGTCAAACGTTCTCCGGCAGTGATATTAGACGTTCCGGAGTCACTGGACGGCCGCGAGCGCCTCGTCCATGATCGACAGCGCCTCTTTCAGCGTCTCCACGTCGACGGGGTACGAGATTCGGGCGTAGCCCGCGCCCTGGGCACCGAAGGCCTCACCGGGGACGACGACGACGCCACGCTCGATGCACTCGTCGACGAACCCGTCGGGCACCTTCGGCATCGCGTAGAAGGCACCTTCGGGCGTGGGACACTCCAGTCCGATGTCTTCGAGGCCGTCGAGCAACACGTCACGACGCTGCTCGAAGGCGGCCCGCATCTCCTCGACAACGTCCTGAGGTCCCGACAGGGCCGCTTCGGCCGCGAACTGGGCGGGCGCGCTCGCACAGGCCTGTGCGTACTGGTGGACCCGCAGCATGCGCTCGATGCGGTCGCTGGCACCCGTGACCCAGCCCAGCCGCCAGCCGGTCATCGAGTAGCTCTTCGAGCAGGCGTTGACGACGACGACGTTGCCGCCGTCGTCGAATTCGGCGGGACTGCGGTGCTCGCCCTCGAAGACGATGTGCTCGTACACCTCGTCGGAGAGACAGAGCACGTCGTGCTCGTCTGCGATCCGGGCGAACGCGCGCATGTCGTCGGGCGACTGGACCGCGCCGGTCGGATTGGCCGGGCTGTTGACGATGAAGGCGGCGGTGTCGTCGGTGATCGCTTCCTCGACGGTCGCCGGGTCGAGCGTCAGATCGTCCCGCAGCGGGACCGGCTTGGGCGTCCCGCCAGCGAGGTGGGTCAGCGCGTCGTAGGAGACGAAGCCGGGGTCGGGGAAGATCACTTCCTGGCCCGCGTTGTCGGACTGTGTCCGATCGCTCCCGGGACTGTGTCCCGGGCCGTCGACGTGGGCCTCCAGCGCGATGTGCAGCGCCTCGCTGCCGCCCGAGGTGGCGATCACGTTCTCGGGGTCCACGTCCATGCCGTTGTCTCGCGCGTGCTTGTCCGCGATGGCTTCCCGCAGCTCGCGGGTCCCCTTGTTCGACGTGTAGGCGTCTGCTTTCCCCGCCTGGATCGCCTCGACCGCCGCCTGGCGGGCGTGGTCTGGCGTCGGGAAGTCCGGCTGGCCCAGCCCGAGATTGATCGCGTCCTCACCTGCGGCCTCGAAGACCTCTCGGATCCCCGAGATCGACACCTGCTCGACTCGACGGGAGAACTCTGTCATACTCTACCGGCCGGCTTCGGAGCCGATAACTCTTGATGATCCGGCCGCTGGCGGCGACGATGCACGGTGGCCGCGCCCGCTCCGGATCACTCGTCGGCGGCCGTCCGCAGGTCGTCGATGTGGGCTTCCAGCCGGCGCAGGGCCGCGTCGGCGTCGTCGTACCCTCGGTCGTAGTCGGCGTAGCAGTCGTCGGCCGCTGCCAGGAACTCGTCGACGGCGTCTTCGAGATCGCTCATACCGCGGGTTCGTCGCCCGCGTACGGAAACCCTGCGATTTCGGACCGACCCGTCAGGCATTTGCCCGAGCCAGCCCGAGTGGGAGGCGATGGAACTCACCTACGACGACCGGGCCGTCGTCGTCGGGGAGACGCTGGTACTGGCCGACCTCCACGTCGGCAAGGGGTCTTCGAACCTGGAGCTGCCGGTCGGAGACAGCACGGACACGCTGGATCGACTCGACGGGCTGCTGGCGCGCCACGAGCCCGAGACGGTCGTGATCGCTGGCGACCTGTTACACTCGTTCACCACGGTCCCGCGGACGGTCTCGGACACCGTCGCGGAGATCCGACAGCGCTGTCGCGCACACGACGCGCGCCCGATCGTCACGCCCGGGAACCACGACACCATGCTCGACTCGGTGTGGGACGGGGCGACCACGCCCGAGTACGCGGTCGGCGACACCGTGATCTGTCACGGCCACGAAGCGCCGGAGACCACGGCCAAGCGGTACGTCATCGGCCACGACCACCCGACGATCGAGATCGAGGGCCAGCGTCGGCCCTGCTACCTCGTCGCCGAAGACGCCTACGGGCGCGCGGACGTGGTGATGGTGCCGGCGTTCAACCGCCTGCTCGCGGGCGTGCGGGTCAACGAGATGCGCGCCGACGAGTTCATGTCGCCGCTGATCCAGTCGGTCGACCAGTTCCGGCCGCTCGTCTGGAGCGAGGCCGGCGACGAACGCCTGGATTTTCCCCCGCTCGGGGAGTTCCGGCGACTGCTGTAGCGTTCGAAGCGGCAGATATTTGGCCCGTGACGGTGGATCGGCGGATATGGTTGCGACCAACGCCGCAGTGGCACTCATCGTCACGACGATCGTCGTCCTCGCGTTGCTGACGCTGGCGACGGTGTACTACGTGCCGAAGGTGCTGCCAGGAAACGACGAGCACGGCGAGGGAAACGACGAGGGAAATGAGCGCCCGCCCGGCGGTCACGCCGCCTGACACTGTCGGCCCTTTTCGAGGTATTCGAACTGCAGAGGCGACGCCGAGAGATCACTCGCCGTCGCCCAGCCACGCGTCCTCGATGCGGACCCCGCCCCTGTCGCCCTCCCACTCCGTGTCGTAGGAGAGCCTGATCGGGCGATCCATGTGGGGGCCGTC
It encodes the following:
- a CDS encoding winged helix-turn-helix domain-containing protein, producing the protein MEKALWYLLTATRGGENRARIIDALSDRPMNANELAEELDVGYKTIRHHMDQLIEHDVVEPGDTDYAKLYFLTDRFERNRETFEEIMERID
- a CDS encoding spondin domain-containing protein, producing the protein MTDDNTATTEESHGRRVSRRGFVAGAGAVLLGGTGTVAATVQSTQELRYNVRVTNVSDGQTLQTTAEGDAAEQPVPLSPVVYAVHEADEPIFTAGESARGNGLEGVAEDGSPKSLVASLGERETVHDAGVQAVPAGSDEPGPLLPNHSYDFETERLATDDLYLSMVTMFVPSNDLFYALGGATGIPLSSDEQSVQGDVTDRVDLWDAGTEINEEPGVGENQVQRQRGAGVGLVERGTVAPVETINGYDYPDTSDVLRVLVQPR
- a CDS encoding pyridoxal phosphate-dependent aminotransferase; translated protein: MTEFSRRVEQVSISGIREVFEAAGEDAINLGLGQPDFPTPDHARQAAVEAIQAGKADAYTSNKGTRELREAIADKHARDNGMDVDPENVIATSGGSEALHIALEAHVDGPGHSPGSDRTQSDNAGQEVIFPDPGFVSYDALTHLAGGTPKPVPLRDDLTLDPATVEEAITDDTAAFIVNSPANPTGAVQSPDDMRAFARIADEHDVLCLSDEVYEHIVFEGEHRSPAEFDDGGNVVVVNACSKSYSMTGWRLGWVTGASDRIERMLRVHQYAQACASAPAQFAAEAALSGPQDVVEEMRAAFEQRRDVLLDGLEDIGLECPTPEGAFYAMPKVPDGFVDECIERGVVVVPGEAFGAQGAGYARISYPVDVETLKEALSIMDEALAAVQ
- a CDS encoding metallophosphoesterase; protein product: MELTYDDRAVVVGETLVLADLHVGKGSSNLELPVGDSTDTLDRLDGLLARHEPETVVIAGDLLHSFTTVPRTVSDTVAEIRQRCRAHDARPIVTPGNHDTMLDSVWDGATTPEYAVGDTVICHGHEAPETTAKRYVIGHDHPTIEIEGQRRPCYLVAEDAYGRADVVMVPAFNRLLAGVRVNEMRADEFMSPLIQSVDQFRPLVWSEAGDERLDFPPLGEFRRLL